AACAAATTCATTATCTCAACCTGGCGATCTTCAACCTCCCCGTATTCAGTCCCGAAGCGGCCGATCTGGAAACACAGCCTTTTTATGAGGGCGACCTTTCTCTTTATACAAACTTCTGCCACCCCCGGGGATGGACCCGACGGCGGATCCGTCGGTTCTTGGACAGATCCTTCAGGTGTCATCCCGTCATCGCCCCCATTCTCCGGCGCGATCCGGCTTGCTTTACATCCAGCCACGCTCCCCTGTTTCTCATATCGGATTGTCGCGGGATGTCATCCCGCCTCGCCGGGGACCTCCGGGGAAAAGGCGCGGAACGGGATTCCGGCTGAAACCTCCGATATAAACCGGTCTTTCAGGTTGCCCCGGGACCTCATGAATTAACCATACCAGGGGAGGATTCGGAGGGAAATCTCCTGCAGGCGTTTTTGCCTTTCAGAACCCGGCATACGAAAAGCTTTGAAGGGGCCAACGCATTTTCTTTCGAAGCCTCCCCGGTCTATGTGGAACAGGACAAACCTCTGGGAGCCGGTTCGGTGGAAAAGGGGCCGGACCTGAGAAGTTTTCTCCTCCGGGGTGAACACACGGGGGAGCGGTTACAGGCCAGGAGGGAATTCGGGGACGTTTCGGTGGATGAGACGCCGTTTACCGTCACGGACAGCATAAGTGCCCGAATCGGCTATATCCGGGAAAAATGGAACACCGACCTGAACGTCACGTACACCTATGCAAACGATCGGACCAGGGCGGATCTGGACACGTCCAGCGGATCATTCATCGGCATGGCGGCCGGGTGTGGGTGGAGGGCAAGGAAGGCGAGGGGGCATGCTTTCACTTCACCCTGCCGTGCGAGAAACACGTCGCAGTACCATTGTGACAGGCGAGAGGAATACTCACGCGGCAGGTTGTTGCTATCAAGATGGAGAATGAGAATACGAGAAAACCACAAGCACTTCGATTGTTCCTGCCGGCTCCTTATCCAACCTCCGTGCGCCCCGGGCTGTACCTCAGGAAGGCGCACGAAAGGTTGAATTAGAAAACTCCAATGCTTCGTTTAATAAATGTACGAATGAATGTCGAGATTAAAGGGGGCACCCGAACCCGGCTCCACCGTGATCACCGCTTTGCAGGGCAGGTTTTGAATACCTTTGTGCACCTCGACTTCCTGTCCCTTGTTTAGCGCTCCAACCGGAATAGTTACCACCGGCATATTTACCGTTGTGTCAGTCCAGCCCAGACAATCTCCCATGAGCTGGCCGGGTGGCGGAGCGGTATATCCACCTGTGCACTGACGATTGACATAGCTGCGCTTCACCGTTACCGTTCCGGAACTGACATCCGCGAGACTGTTATTCTTTACCTTCACAAACAGATTCGTCGAACTCGGATTTGCACCGATCGTCCGCGCGGAAATCACGGTCAACGCACCTTTCAGAACAGGAATCGGCCTTACTTTCGGAGTTGCCTTCGGAGTTGCCTTCGGAGTTGCCTTCTGCATTTCCACGGCTTTCGGAGTTGTCTTCTGCACGTCCACCGCAAACGCTATCCCTGCCGCCGCGAGACTGAACACTGCCACTACCAGAATCAATCCAACCCTTTTCATTGTAATTCCTCCTTCCCTTTCGATGTAATTAGTTGATAAGAACTTGCTTTCTGTGAACGGCAGTGTAAGAAACGGGGACTTGTATGTCAAGACAATCTTGACCGCAAGAGGTGGCTTGTTGCGCTGATGATCCCGTTGAAGGTATTTCGAACATTCGTTCTATTGAAAAATTTGCACACCTTTTGATCGGTTCATACGCCAAGAAGGCCAATTTAACCGGAAATCAGGCAGACCTTTCCATTACGCATTTTTTCACGATGCTCTATGATTGTATATAATCATCCCAGGAAGACTCAGGGGCGTTCCCCGATCAGGTCGGGGACAGGCTCCGATAATGTCAGTGTATGTGGATTTGGAGATCAGCAGGGGCGTATTCGATGTTTGGCGGGGAATGGCTTATGATTCTTGCCGTCCTTGGACCGATAGATCACCTTACCTTCTTGATCCAGATACTTCATCCGTTCCTGAGAGAATGATGCCCGGATGATGTAACGCGCAAGGTTTTCCATCGCCGTTTCATCTTGTGGCGCGATCCGGTTTGCTTTACATCCAGCCACGCTCCCCTGTTTCTCATATCGGATTGTCGCGGGATGTCATCCCGCCTCGCCGGGGACCGGCGGGGAAAAGGCGCGGAACGGGATTCCGGTTGAAACCTCCGACAAGACTTTTTGCCCGTGTCTGCCGGGGGGGGACGGCCCGTGCAAGAGGGGCCATCCTGATCGGGAAAAACAGGGGCATCCCGCACGGCGTCAGAATAGGCGTTTACAAATACGCAACGACCGTGTATGAATGGGCGAAAATGCGTTTTTCATGAATCACGCAAAGGCATGACACCCGCCGTCTTCATCCGTTGCCGGATCGAAGGACACGCGTGACGTCTGATGGACATGGCGATAACACCATTCGTACCTTAAACGAGAAAGCGGGAAAAGGAACAGCGTATGAATGCCCGTTGGCTGATTCTGTGTATGGTTCTGTTTTGCATGCCCCTGCCCCCGACATACGCCCAGGAGGAAACCGCGTCCGCCGCGAATGTCGAAACCCCTTGGATTTTATCGTCTTCTCCGGGTCCCCATGAAGAGGTCATCGGTAAAAAACCCGAAATCCGGGTCTTTTTCACGGTGGTTCCCGTTGCCGGAAGTATCACGGCTTTGCTTGACGGCGTGGACATTACCCCCTTGATTGTCCCGACGGGAAACGGCTTCATCTATAAACCGGTCTTTCAGGTTGCCCCGGGACCTCATGAATTAACCATATCAGGGGAGGATTCGGAGGGAAATCTCCTGCAGGCGTTTTTGCCTTTCAGAACCCGGCATACGAAAAGCTTTGAAGAGGCCACCCTCAATGCCGACGTGACGGGTGTTTACACCACAACATTGAGGAAGGACGCCCACGACGGAACAACCCCCTATAATGCCGTGACGGTTGAGGGCATGGTCCAGGGAAGGATCAGTGAAGGAGCCAACGCATTTTCTTTCGAAGCCTCCCCGGTCTATGTGGAACAGGATAAACCTCTGGGAGCCGGTTCGGTGGAAAAGGGGCCGGACCTGAGAAGTTTTCTCCTCCGGGGTGAACACACGGGGGAGCAGTTACAGGCCAGGGCGGAATTCGGGGACGTTTCGGTGGATGAGACGCCGTTTACCGTCCAGGGTCTTCTTCGACGGGGATTGAAAATCGATCTGGGGTACGGCAACGGGGCCCTGTCGTTTTTCACCGTCCGGGCACCGGCCATCTACGGCGTCAGAAATACCTGGGGACTGAGATACGAGAAGGACAGCCAGATAACCGGTGGTTCCGCCAGTCTTTTCCTGCCGTGTCTCCGGACCGACGTCAAGGCGACTTTTCTCACCGGCGAGGATGATTCAACCCTCACCTACGGCATCTCCGGTATTGAAACCGGACGACGGACCGGTGATATAGCGAGCCTCAGAATCACCTCCCAGATCATTCCCGCGGCGCTGATCGCCGATTTCGAGGCGGCTTACAGCCGATATGATTTCGACGACGCCGACGAGTTCGGCAAGGTCAGTGACACGGCCTGGCGGGCCGCGTTGGCCGGGGCGGTGAATCAATACAGCTATGATCTGAAATACGAATACTATGGGCGGGATTTCGAGAGCATCGCCCTGCAGGGCGGCATAAAGGATCGGGAGGGGATCTATTTCACGGGCAATGCCCTGTTCACCTATCACAGCATGAGCATCATGGCTTCGGCGTTTTGGGACAATGTGGATGACCTGTCGATCATGCCCAGGACCACGAGCATCCCTCTTGCCCTGGATTACAGCTATACCCGGTTTGCTCAGGTGCCCATGGGCTTTTCGGTTTACCATGAAAGGGTCAAGACCAAGGATGAACCGGCGGGGTTCGATCCCTTCGATACCATCACGGACAGCATAAGCGGCCGAATCGGCTATATCCGGGAAAAATGGAACACCGACCTGAACGTCACGTACACCTATGTAAACGATCGGACCAGGGCGGATCTGGACACGTCCAGCGGAAGTTACTCCCTCGCCTTTACCCTGACCCCGACAGCATACTGGACGATCAGCCTTGTGCCCAATCTGGTCCAACAGAAAAATGAAAAAACCAATGTAAGGACCGATATCTATACGACGACCCTGGATCTTCGTACCCAGCCCGTCAGGGATCTGATTTACTGGGATTTGATGGGCAGCCATACCGTGGCGGACGCAACGGATGACAGTCTGGATATGGAAACCACCACCGTCAGCACACGGCTGGCCTGCAGTTTGAAACGGTACTCCCCGACCCAACTGCACCCGGTGATCGCCCTCAAGGGATATTACCAGAGGATGAAGGACAAGGTGGCCGATACGAAAACAGATGAATTTGCGGTCTTTCTGGCTTTTGAAATCAACGGGACCTTCGGATTGTGAGGTGAGATGATGAAATTCATGAAGAGAACTCTCCGGATTTTGATGTTTGTGCTGACCCTTGTCTGGGGCGCCAACTCGGCCAACGCCCTCTCGATCAGCACCACCCCCGCCTCCGTGAATGCGGCTTACGGGCAATCGACCAGTGTGGCCATTCATTACCGGTTTGACACGCAGTTGCAGCAGCCCCTGCTTTCCACAAACGGAAGGTTTCTTTTCAATGATACCCTCATCGGCACGGTCAATCGATCCCTGAATTGCCGGTACACGGCTTCGGAAGTACTGACGATTCCCCAGCACATCGTGGAAACAGTGCGCCGCGCCGGCGGATCATCGTTTACATTCAGCCGGAATTTCAGTGGAACCTTTCAGTCCTCCCCATCTGTGGGGCCGGATTCCTTTTCAGTGGATGGGAACGTGACGATCCATATCACCCCCGGAAGCGTTGCCGCCTTTTCTTTGAGACGCATCGAACTCTACTTTGACAACTTGCAGAGAAAGAACGAGACGATGGTGCCGCGCAATTTTAAGGGTCTCAGGGCTTATGCCGACATATATTACAACGGGTCCGGCATGCTCAATGGTTACTGGGACGTGGACGGCTTGATTATCGAACGGGTGAACCGTTTTGTCCCGTCGGGCGGCAAAATGACTCTCGCAACGCCGGACATTCCCGATCTTCCGACGTTCGATCCCGGTTATCACATCGTCAAGTTTATTGTCACCGCCCCTGCAGCGTCCTTCGAGGTGCCGGAAATCGTGTACTGGGTCAGGGGGGTCGATGAGCCGGTCAAACGGCCCCTGGTTTTGATCACGCCTCAGGACGGATCGGATATCCCCGCCGATTTTTCCTTCACCTGGGAAAAGATGGAAAAAGCCGCTGTGTACCTGGTCAGCTTCTCCAGGGAAGAGGATCAGAGCGTCTGTTTTTCCGCCCTGACCCGGAATACGGCGTATCAGATTCCCGCTCCGGTTTTATCCCGGTACTTCACTGCGGGGAAGACGTTCCTGTGGTCCGTCAAAAGCTATGACACGGAGAACAACGTCATCGCTGAAAGCGGCGCGTGGAGGTTCTCCCTCCCGGAGCCCCCAAAGCCATGATACCCCGCCGGGGCTGCCAGACCAGTCCACCTTCGGCCGTCTCGGGGGGTTGACGTGCTGCAACGTCTTTTCATCGTTTTTTCCGTTGTGGTCTGCCTGGCATGCGGTTCCTCCGTCGAGACAACACGAAACGAGGACGGCGGCGTGGAACCCGCCTATGGGGATATCATGGTCGAAGGCTCCATCGGTGATGCCTCGAATCTGATTCCCCTGCTGGCGACGGATAATTCGTCCCATTCGATTTCCGGTCTGATTTTCAACGGCCTCGTCAAATACGACAAGGATATCCGAGTTGTTGGCGATCTGGCGGAATCCTGGGACATCTCTCCGGACGGCTTGGTCATTACCTTCCATCTCCGAAAGGGGGTGAAATGGCACGACGGGCAGCCCTTCACGGCGGAGGACGTGCTCTACACCTATAAGGTGACGACCGATCCGAAAACCCCGACCGCCTACGCAGGGGATTTTCTCAAGGTCAAAAAGGCCGAGGCGCTCGATCCCCACACGTTCCGGGTGACCTACGACAAGCCCTTCGCCCCGGCCCTGATGAGCTGGGGGGCCGCAATTTACCCAAAACACCTCCTGGACGGCAGGGACATTACCCAGAGCCCCCTCACCCGCCATCCCATCGGAACGGGCCCCTATAAGTTCAGGGAATGGGTCACCGGCCAAAAAATCGTCCTCATTTCCAACACCGATTATTTCGAAGGCCGCCCTTATATCGACGGCTTTATCATGCGGATCATTCCCGATACGGCCACCATGTTTCTGGAACTCCGGGCCAACGGCATCGACCGGATGAGGTTAACGCCCCTCCAGTACACGCGCCAGACGGAATCCCCCCTGTTTCGCAACCACTTCAACAAATACCGCTATCTGTCATTTACCTACACGTACATGGGCTACAACCTGAAAAATCCTCTGTTCGCGGATAAGCGGGTCCGACAGGCCCTGGCCCACGCCATCGACAAAGACGTCATGATCTCGGGGGTGCTCCTGGGTCTGGGGAAACCGGCCACGGGTCCCCTGAAACCCGGTACCTGGGCGTATAATCCCGACGTCCCCACCTATCCCTATGATCCGGCCAAAGCGAAAGCCCTGCTGGCCGAGGCGGGCTGGAAAGACACGAACGGCGACGGTATCCTCGACAGGGACGGTCAACCCTTCACCTTCGAACTCATCACCAACCAGGGAAACGAGGTGAGAGGGAAATGCGCGGAAATCATTCAGGAAAATCTGGCTAAAATCGGCATCGACGTGAAGATCCGGATATTGGAGTGGGCGGCCTTCGTCAACAATTTCATCAACAAGCGCCGGTTCGACGCCACGATCCTGGGGTGGACCATCCCCATGGACCCCGATCTTTACGATGTCTGGCACTCCAGCAAAACAAGGCCGGAGGAACTGAACTTCGTCTCCTTTGCCAACCCCGAAGTGGACACGCTCCTGGAAAAGGGACGGAGCACGCTCGATCAGAAGGAACGGAAGAAGTGTTACGACCGCATCCAGGAAATTCTGGCGGAAGAACAGCCCTACAACTTCCTCTATGTCCCCGACGCCCTGCCTATCGTCCATGGCCGGTTCCGGGGAATCGAGCCCGCTCCCATCGGGATCGGTTACAACTTTATCCAATGGTACGTTCCGGAGGGAGAACAGCGCCTCGTCATGACGCGCTGACCCGTGCGGGGCGGGGCATGCCCTATCATGGCGGCCCGATGAGGAGAAAAACCGAACAGGAAAACGGCAAGAACACCATGAAAACGAGATTGCCGCCGTTGTTCCCGGGACGCCTGCAACGCCGGTACGGGAAGGCGAGGGGCCTGGCATGACCGTGGCCCCGGCAGAGCCAGCGCTGCGGCGTTCTCAACGATAAATCGTATCAGGCCATTGTTCCGTCCGTCACCCATTCCCGGTTCGCCCCACCTCACCAGGGCGGGCGAGCGAACGATTGCGTGGGTTCGCAAGGGAGCCCGGGGGCGCGAAAACCATGAGCTTCAGCGGTGGCCGCTTTCCTGGGCGTTGTGGATAATCGTAATCAAATTGCCCGAATCATAATCACCGGAAGGATCACTGGCAAAGATCAAACGTCCCTGGTTTTGATAAACCAGTTCGTGACGATATACGTCACTGCCGCGATAAAAGGGGATCCAGGCCTTGCCGGTGACGTAGGTGCCCTGGTCGTTTGGCTGGCCGATCAGTTTGGTCACCTGTTTGATCGTCATGCCGATTTTCAGCTTCGTAAACTTGCTGTCCTTTGCCGGTTTCCCGATGATTTCCCCTTCCCAGTCGTTTATGCCCTTGACGGTTTGTGCATTTTGCCGGGTATCGGCCGGTGTAGCCTTTTGCGTCTCTTGAGAGGATTCCGCCTTGGTCGGGGGGACCAAACTTTCCATGTTTCCGGTTTTTTGCGTTGTCTGGCAGGCGGCCAGAAAAAAAACGGTTACAGACGCGATAAACAGAAATAACCCGATTTTGTTGATCATCGTTCAACCTCCGGTTTGAAGTAGAAAAAACCTATTATATCACCGTTGTCAAGGCGATTCCACGCGGTCGATGACAGATGTCTTCGGGCCGCGTCATGGCGGGACAGTCACTTGACAAATCCCAATTCGTTCACATGATAGGATCACGCGGATTGCGGCAGCTTCCGCAATAACCTTAATCATATTATAAAGATAGACAGGAGTAGCCCATGGAAGGAAAGAAAGAAACCCGTCAATTCAAAACCGAAGTCCAGCAACTGATGCACATCATCATCAACTCCCTGTACTCCCACCGGGAGATCTTCCTCCGGGAATTGGTCTCCAATGCCTCGGACGCCATCGACAAACTGCGGTTCAAGGCGCAGACCGACACCGGCATCCTGGGGGCCGACACGGAATTCAAGATCAAGATTACACCGAACAGGAAGAAGCGGACCTTGGAAATCGCCGACAACGGCATCGGCATGACCTGGGACGAGGTCGTCGAGAACATCGGCACCATCGCCCAGAGCGGCACGGCCAACTTCCTGGAGGCGGCTGCGGGCAAACCGGAGATGCTGACACCGGAGCTGATCGGCCAGTTCGGGGTGGGGTTCTACAGCGCCTTCATCGTCGCAGACAAGGTCACCCTCGTCACGAAGGCCGCGGGCTCGGATCGGGCTGTCAAGTGGGAATCCTCCGGAGACGGTTCCTACACCATCGAAGAAACGAAAAAGGAGGGCCGCGGCACATCGGTCATCCCCCGTCTGAAAAAAACCGAGAAGGACGAACAGGACTTCACCGAGGAGTGGACGATCCGCCAGGTCATCAAGAAACATTCCGACTTCGTCGCCTATCCCATCTGTATGGACGTCGAGCGGACGGAACCCGTCCCGGGTGAAGACGGCAAGCCGGACACGGACAAGACGGAAAAGGTGATCAGGGAAGAAACCCTGAACTCCATGAAGGCCATCTGGACCCGGGATAAAAAAGAGATCACCGACGAGGAATACAGCGAATTTTACAAGCACATTGGTCACGACTGGACGCCGCCCCTGGCACACCTGCATGTCAAGCTGGAGGGGG
Above is a genomic segment from Deltaproteobacteria bacterium containing:
- a CDS encoding peptide-binding protein, which codes for MLQRLFIVFSVVVCLACGSSVETTRNEDGGVEPAYGDIMVEGSIGDASNLIPLLATDNSSHSISGLIFNGLVKYDKDIRVVGDLAESWDISPDGLVITFHLRKGVKWHDGQPFTAEDVLYTYKVTTDPKTPTAYAGDFLKVKKAEALDPHTFRVTYDKPFAPALMSWGAAIYPKHLLDGRDITQSPLTRHPIGTGPYKFREWVTGQKIVLISNTDYFEGRPYIDGFIMRIIPDTATMFLELRANGIDRMRLTPLQYTRQTESPLFRNHFNKYRYLSFTYTYMGYNLKNPLFADKRVRQALAHAIDKDVMISGVLLGLGKPATGPLKPGTWAYNPDVPTYPYDPAKAKALLAEAGWKDTNGDGILDRDGQPFTFELITNQGNEVRGKCAEIIQENLAKIGIDVKIRILEWAAFVNNFINKRRFDATILGWTIPMDPDLYDVWHSSKTRPEELNFVSFANPEVDTLLEKGRSTLDQKERKKCYDRIQEILAEEQPYNFLYVPDALPIVHGRFRGIEPAPIGIGYNFIQWYVPEGEQRLVMTR